The proteins below come from a single Rosa rugosa chromosome 2, drRosRugo1.1, whole genome shotgun sequence genomic window:
- the LOC133733256 gene encoding COP9 signalosome complex subunit 6a-like — MAESSSSGLTFKLHPLVMVNISDHYSRVKSQMNPPIAAHNATATTTATNNNNNNGAEAVETASSSSSSSSASSPRVFGCVIGVQRGRTVEIFNSFELLYDPETHSLERGFLEKKQELYKKVFPHFYILGWYSTGSDAQESDMTIHKALMDINESPVYVLLNPVINPAQKDLPITIYESELHVIDGVPQLIFVSSSYTIETVEAERISVDHVAHLKPSDGGSAATQLAAHLTGIHSAIKMLNSRIRVLHHYLLAMQKGEIPCENSLLRQVSSLLRRLPAVESGKFQDDFLMEYNDTLLITYLAVLTNCSSTMNELVDKFNTAYDRHSRRGGGGRTAFF, encoded by the exons ATGGCGGAGTCGTCGAGCAGTGGTCTCACGTTCAAGCTTCACCCTCTGGTCATGGTCAACATCTCCGACCACTACTCCCGAGTCAAGTCTCAGATGAACCCTCCCATCGCCGCCCACAACGCCACCGCAACAACCACCgccaccaacaacaacaacaacaacggCGCCGAAGCAGTCGAAACGGCgtcgtcttcctcctcctcctcctccgcttCGTCTCCGAGAGTCTTCGGCTGCGTCATCGGCGTCCAGCGTGGTCGCACCGTCGAGATCTTCAACAGCTTCGAGCTCCTCTACGATCCGGAGACTCACTCGCTCGAGCGTGGCTTCCTCGAGAAGAAACAAGAGCTCT aTAAAAAGGTTTTCCCCCATTTTTACATACTGGGATGGTACTCTACCGGCTCTGATGCTCAGGAATCTGATATGACTATTCACAAAGCT TTGATGGATATCAATGAAAGCCCTGTTTATGTTCTCCTCAATCCTGTGATCAATCCTGCTCAGAAGGACCTGCCAATTACTATTTACGAAAGTG AGCTGCATGTCATTGATGGGGTTCCGCAGCTAATTTTTGTCAGTTCAAGCTACACAATTGAG ACGGTAGAAGCTGAACGTATCTCAGTTGATCATGTTGCTCATCTTAAACCATCTGATGGAGGTTCAGCAGCAACTCAAT TGGCTGCTCATCTTACAGGAATCCACAGTGCCATCAAGATGCTCAATAGCAGAATTAGAGTGCTTCATCACTATCTTCTAGCTATGCAGAAAG GAGAAATACCTTGTGAAAATTCGCTGCTAAGACAAGTATCAAGTCTTCTCAGAAGGTTGCCTGCTGTTGAATCGGGGAAATTTCAAGATGACTTTTTGATG GAATACAATGACACATTGCTGATTACATATCTAGCTGTGCTTACCAACTGCTCAAG TACAATGAATGAGCTGGTCGACAAGTTCAACACCGCTTATGACAGGCACAGCCGAAGAGGTGGAGGAGGACGTACTGCTTTCTTCTGA
- the LOC133730258 gene encoding receptor-like serine/threonine-protein kinase SD1-8, translating to MRALAKHTILLLLTLLSFFSIAKSKDTLSATESLGTGLVSAGEVFELGFFNPGRHSRWYLGIWYMKIKERTVVWVANRDNPLPNNSASLKIGYDGILSLVDESRKVSWMSSNQSQFVKNPILQLLDSGNLVLKEANETNPNEFLWQSFDYPTHTLLPEMKLGRNSNTGLDRYITSWKTPQDPSTGDYSFKLDYRGFPEAFLRQRQSIKYRSGPWNGLRFSGAPEMNTASSNGIGFNFVVNNEEMYYSFSETNPAVYSRLIASPSGNIQRLTWIESRKTWSQCWYLPRDPCDTYSECGPYGVCDANDALPVCKCMRGFRPKKPSAWSLRDGTEGCERQTELECGSKDKFMKMENLKLPESGGAVVDMEMSLEECEVKCLGNCSCSGFSSARIEKGGSGCVMWFGKLMDMRSYAGGSGQEFYLRLAASELDGDGKTKRMVMSVGIVVGIAALLSAGLIIWFMRRRNSGSTLRRESKGPLERIRSQDFLLNSVLVSSKKEHYSGDRSNDDLELPLFDFTSIAAATENFSDENKLGQGGFGCVYKGFVEGQEIAVKRLSKNSGQGTKEFKNEVKLIARLQHRNLVRLLGCCVDADEKMLIYEYMENKSLDSFLFDKAKRYLLDWQKRFNIICGIARGLLYLHQDSRFRIIHRDLKASNILLDGELDPKISDFGMARLFGQDQTEANTKKVVGTYGYMSPEYAMDGLFSIKSDVFSFGVLVLEIVSGQKNRGFYYSNNELNLLGHFWELWNGGRALDIIDSSVGDSFSESEVLRSMQVGLLCVQERAEDRPTMSSVVLMLCSETASLPQPKKPSFCLARKPETDESSTVNQVTITILDPR from the exons ATGAGAGCTTTAGCAAAGCACACCATTCTTCTTCTCCTGACTTtactctctttcttctccattGCCAAATCCAAAGACACCTTATCTGCTACTGAATCGCTAGGAACAGGCCTCGTCTCTGCCGGCGAGGTTTTCGAGTTGGGTTTTTTCAACCCTGGCAGACACTCAAGATGGTACTTGGGCATATGGTACAtgaaaatcaaagaaagaacaGTTGTTTGGGTGGCCAACAGAGACAATCCGCTCCCAAACAACTCAGCCAGTCTCAAAATCGGATACGACGGAATACTTTCTCTTGTGGATGAATCCCGAAAAGTTTCTTGGATGTCAAGCAATCAATCACAATTTGTTAAAAATCCAATCCTTCAGCTTTTGGATTCCGGCAACTTGGTCCTCAAAGAAGCAAATGAAACCAACCCTAACGAGTTCCTCTGGCAGAGCTTCGACTACCCTACACACACTTTGTTGCCGGAGATGAAGCTCGGAAGGAACTCGAATACCGGATTGGATAGATACATAACCTCGTGGAAAACTCCACAAGACCCTTCTACGGGTGATTACTCCTTCAAGCTCGACTACCGCGGTTTCCCGGAGGCTTTCCTCCGGCAGAGACAGTCGATAAAGTACCGGAGCGGCCCCTGGAACGGGTTGAGATTTAGCGGGGCTCCGGAGATGAACACCGCTAGCTCTAATGGTATTGGTTTCAACTTCGTTGTAAACAATGAGGAGATGTACTACTCTTTTTCGGAAACTAATCCAGCTGTGTATTCACGGCTGATTGCATCTCCCTCCGGCAACATCCAACGGCTGACGTGGATCGAGAGCCGCAAGACCTGGAGCCAGTGCTGGTACCTTCCCAGGGACCCATGCGACACGTACAGCGAGTGCGGGCCCTATGGTGTCTGCGACGCCAACGATGCTTTGCCGGTGTGTAAGTGCATGAGGGGCTTCCGACCTAAGAAGCCTTCTGCATGGAGCTTGAGAGATGGCACCGAAGGATGTGAACGTCAGACGGAGCTGGAGTGTGGGAGTAAGGACAAGTTTATGAAGATGGAGAATTTGAAGCTGCCGGAGAGCGGCGGAGCGGTGGTGGATATGGAGATGAGTTTGGAGGAGTGTGAGGTGAAGTGTTTGGGGAATTGCTCGTGTAGTGGGTTTTCGAGTGCGAGGATTGAGAAAGGAGGGAGTGGATGTGTGATGTGGTTTGGGAAGTTGATGGATATGAGGAGTTATGCCGGCGGCAGCGGCCAAGAGTTCTATCTCCGATTAGCAGCTTCTGAACTAG ATGGTGATGGGAAAACAAAACGCATGGTTATGAGCGTAGGCATTGTAGTTGGTATTGCCGCTCTGCTATCAGCTGGTCTTATTATCTGGTTCATGCGGAGGAGGAACTCGGGTAGCACCCTGAGGAGAGAATCAAAAG GTCCTCTTGAAAGAATTCGAAGCCAGGATTTTCTTCTAAACAGTGTGTTAGTCTCAAGTAAGAAGGAGCACTACTCTGGTGACAGAAGCAATGATGACCTAGAGTTGCCATTGTTTGATTTTACCTCCATAGCAGCGGCTACGGAGAACTTTTCTGATGAAAATAAACTGGGACAAGGTGGTTTTGGTTGTGTTTACAAG GGGTTTGTCGAAGGTCAAGAGATAGCTGTGAAGAGACTTTCAAAGAACTCTGGACAAGGAACCAAAGAATTCAAAAACGAAGTGAAGTTAATTGCAAGGCTTCAACACAGAAATCTTGTTCGACTGCTTGGTTGCTGTGTTGATGCGGATGAAAAGATGCTGATTTACGAATACATGGAAAATAAAAGCCTCGATTCCTTTTTATTCG ATAAAGCAAAAAGGTATTTGCTGGATTGGCAAAAGCGTTTCAACATTATCTGTGGGATTGCTCGAGGGCTTCTTTATCTTCACCAGGATTCGAGATTCAGAATTATCCATAGGGACCTCAAGGCAAGCAACATTCTACTAGATGGAGAATTGGACCCCAAGATATCGGACTTTGGAATGGCAAGACTATTCGGTCAGGATCAGACAGAAGCCAATACAAAAAAAGTAGTGGGAACATA TGGCTATATGTCTCCTGAATACGCAATGGATGGTCTCTTCTCAATCAAGTCGGATGTATTTAGTTTTGGTGTTCTAGTATTGGAGATTGTTAGTGGTCAAAAGAACAGAGGATTCTATTATTCAAACAATGAGCTAAACCTCCTAGGACAT TTTTGGGAGCTATGGAATGGAGGTCGTGCATTGGATATAATAGATTCATCAGTTGGTGATTCATTTTCGGAATCTGAGGTGTTGAGAAGCATGCAGGTAGGGCTTTTATGCGTCCAAGAGCGTGCAGAAGATAGGCCTACAATGTCCTCTGTGGTTCTAATGTTATGTAGTGAAACTGCATCATTACCGCAGCCTAAAAAACCCAGTTTTTGCCTAGCAAGGAAACCCGAAACAGACGAGTCAAGCACTGTAAACCAAGTCACTATCACAATATTAGATCCTAGGTAG
- the LOC133733505 gene encoding F-box protein At-B: MERQKEQKQGPQMGIGLETLPSCVLITAMLPKLELETLCSLACVSRAMNSSVSQALPSLSSLNLSAFSANAQILSSIVGGCRGLNSLTLNCLRLDDSSLAVFLGARLQELNLLCCSLMSYQVLASIGEACPNLRVLVLELVDQESPQAFKINMDRMLNGCLCLESLSIKIRWRGVGANPLQPFRFFLPKTLKSIKLQPVLEEEVIHFTSLNDAFRNYLPTANVSTPVSKSSFGFALQRLSLVLDVISDQLIVVIGICDNLAELDLEDRPIQEPLPNHDLTSVGLMSLASSFRLKGLSLVRSRQNCQVSFKGVDDMGMFVFSKYCTTLESVRLFGFSRVSDAGYASVLQSCQNLKKFEVRNAFLMSDLAFVDLTRFSCSLVEVKLLSCCLITCETVNQLTSSGVLEVLDLYGCRSIADSCLISIASLHSLTMLNLSGADISDYGLSVLGTGNPPITHLCLRNCKGVTDEGVLLLFLGGGTIGKTLSSLDLGHIPGISDKAVLTIAVAGTEITELCLRYCSSMTNSSLEALATRKQDRDDCKLLRRLDLFNCKGLSADSIRLLKRPFFPGLHWLGIGNTRLNSKGCPVLSEIGYERPWLTICLDGCEMGCHDGWQFHRVP, from the exons ATGGAGCGGCAGAAGGAGCAAAAACAAGGACCGCAAATGGGGATTGGTTTGGAGACCTTACCCAGCTGCGTATTGATCACCGCTATGCTCCCCAAGCTGGAACTGGAAACCCTGTGCTCTCTCGCTTGCGTCAGCAGAGCAATGAACTCCTCAGTCTCTCAAGCCCTTCCTTCACTCTCCTCCCTCAATCTCTCC GCGTTTTCTGCGAATGCCCAGATTTTGAGTAGCATTGTTGGTGGGTGCAGAGGCCTTAATAGCCTCACCCTCAATTGCCTGCGCCTAGACGACTCGTCGTTGGCGGTTTTTCTGGGTGCACGTCTCCAAGAACTGAACTTGCTGTGCTGCTCCTTGATGTCGTATCAAGTCCTTGCTTCCATTGGAGAGGCTTGCCCCAATCTCAG GGTGCTTGTGCTAGAATTGGTAGACCAGGAATCACCTCAAGCTTTTAAGATCAACATGGACAGAATGCTTAATGGTTGTTTATGCTTGGAG TCTTTATCTATAAAGATTCGATGGAGAGGTGTAGGTGCAAATCCTTTACAGCCATTTCGATTCTTCCTGCCTAAAACTCTCAAAAGCATCAAATTGCAGCCAGTGCTTGAGGAAGAAGTAATCCATTTCACTAGTTTGAATGATGCATTTAGGAACTATTTGCCAACAGCTAATGTCAGCACCCCTGTTTCTAAATCCTCATTTGGATTCGCATTGCAGCGCTTGTCACTTGTCTTAGATGTTATATCAGATCAGCTAATTGTCGTCATTGGGATTTGTGACAATTTGGCAGAGCTGGATCTTGAAGATAGACCAATTCAGGAACCATTGCCAAACCATGACTTAACCAGCGTGGGGCTTATGAGTCTGGCCTCTAGTTTTCGTTTGAAGGGATTGTCTCTTGTAAGAAGTAGACAGAACTGCCAAGTCTCGTTTAAGGGAGTGGATGATATGGGCATGTTTGTTTTTTCTAAGTACTGCACGACTCTAGAGTCGGTGAGACTTTTTGGTTTCTCCAGAGTTAGTGACGCAGGCTATGCATCAGTCCTACAATCGTGtcagaatttgaagaaattcGAAGTGCGTAATGCCTTCCTTATGTCAGACTTAGCCTTTGTTGACCTTACTCGGTTCTCATGTTCTCTTGTTGAGGTGAAATTGTTGTCATGCTGTCTTATAACTTGTGAAACGGTAAATCAGCTCACCAGTTCTGGGGTCCTGGAGGTGCTTGATCTGTATGGCTGTAGGAGCATAGCAGACTCCTGCCTCATCTCCATTGCATCGCTTCATAGCTTAACCATGCTGAATCTTTCAGGAGCTGATATTTCTGATTACGGCTTATCTGTTCTTGGGACAGGGAATCCACCCATCACACATTTGTGTCTTAGAAACTGTAAGGGTGTGACTGATGAAGGAGTTTTACTTTTGTTTCTTGGAGGAGGCACAATTGGCAAAACACTGTCATCCCTCGATTTAGGACACATACCAGGAATATCTGATAAAGCAGTTCTCACAATTGCTGTGGCCGGTACAGAGATTACTGAGTTGTGTCTCAGGTATTGCTCCTCTATGACTAATTCGTCCCTAGAAGCTTTGGCTACAAGGAAACAGGATCGAGATGATTGTAAACTACTTCGGAGGCTTGATCTTTTCAATTGCAAGGGTTTGTCTGCTGACTCAATTAGGTTGCTGAAGAGGCCTTTCTTCCCCGGACTGCACTGGCTTGGTATTGGGAATACTCGTTTGAATAGTAAAGGATGTCCAGTTCTCAGTGAAATTGGTTACGAAAGACCATGGCTGACGATATGTTTGGATGGCTGTGAAATGGGTTGTCATGATGGATGGCAATTCCATAGAGTTCCATAG